One stretch of Rathayibacter festucae DSM 15932 DNA includes these proteins:
- a CDS encoding FKBP-type peptidyl-prolyl cis-trans isomerase, which yields MRRTTALIAGIGIVAALTGCSASSSKADCDAPYSSGASSSAVKATGDFGEQPDVTVPSPLKADGTQVSTLIEGSGDPLEKGQLVTIDYTLVNGADGSVLEASPYDGASTATFTVGGAGLVGLNQGLLCSQVGSRVAIAIAPEDGFGDSSAQLGISADDTLVLVADIEKASLARANGEAQPVPNGFPAVTLDPDGVPGLAKPSGDAPTTLEIAQLKKGDGAVVEDGDTVVVQYTGWIWADGKIFDSSWQKGAPATFVATEGQGGVIAGFAKALIGQPVGSQVIAIIPPDEGYGDNPPQESGISPDSTIVFVADVLAIN from the coding sequence GTGCGCAGGACCACCGCGCTCATCGCCGGCATCGGCATCGTCGCCGCCCTGACCGGATGCTCCGCGTCCTCGTCGAAGGCCGACTGCGACGCCCCCTACTCGTCCGGCGCCTCGTCGTCGGCCGTGAAGGCGACCGGCGACTTCGGCGAGCAGCCCGACGTGACGGTGCCCTCGCCGCTGAAGGCGGACGGCACCCAGGTCAGCACGCTGATCGAGGGCTCCGGTGACCCGCTCGAGAAGGGCCAGCTCGTCACGATCGACTACACGCTGGTCAACGGCGCCGACGGCTCGGTCCTCGAGGCCTCGCCCTACGACGGAGCGAGCACGGCCACCTTCACGGTGGGCGGCGCCGGGCTCGTCGGCCTCAACCAGGGTCTGCTCTGCAGCCAGGTCGGCTCGCGCGTCGCGATCGCGATCGCCCCGGAGGACGGCTTCGGCGACTCCTCCGCCCAGCTCGGCATCTCGGCCGACGACACCCTCGTGCTCGTCGCGGACATCGAGAAGGCCTCCCTCGCCCGCGCGAACGGCGAGGCCCAGCCCGTGCCGAACGGCTTCCCCGCCGTGACGCTGGACCCCGACGGCGTCCCCGGTCTGGCCAAGCCCTCGGGCGACGCGCCCACGACGCTCGAGATCGCCCAGCTCAAGAAGGGCGACGGCGCGGTCGTCGAGGACGGCGACACCGTCGTCGTGCAGTACACCGGCTGGATCTGGGCCGACGGCAAGATCTTCGACTCCAGCTGGCAGAAGGGCGCCCCGGCGACCTTCGTCGCGACCGAGGGCCAGGGCGGCGTCATCGCCGGCTTCGCGAAGGCCCTGATCGGCCAGCCGGTCGGCTCCCAGGTCATCGCGATCATCCCGCCCGACGAGGGCTACGGGGACAACCCGCCGCAGGAAAGCGGCATCAGCCCCGACTCGACCATCGTCTTCGTGGCGGACGTCCTCGCCATCAACTGA
- a CDS encoding tRNA (adenine-N1)-methyltransferase, whose protein sequence is MTGEALQHSGPFRAGDRVQLTGPKGRMNTITLVPGKVFHTHRGGIEHDTVIGLPDGSVVVNTVGVEHLALRPLLADFVMSMPRGAAIVYPKDAAQILALADVFPGARVVEAGVGSGALSLWLLRAIGPGGRLSSFERREEFADVARANIETFLGYTPENWSVTVGDLVEELPGAVAPGEADRVVLDMLAPWECLDVAADALTPGGVLLCYVATVTQLSRVAEAIRASGLFTNPASNETMVRGWHVEGLAVRPDHRMIGHTGFLITARRLAPGAVLPELKRRPSKTDFSDEDVEAWTPGALGERAVSPKSLRKRVRESATSAELSRARGFGEADADGDGGAATGSGDDEGIV, encoded by the coding sequence ATGACCGGTGAGGCACTGCAGCATTCCGGACCCTTCCGCGCGGGCGACCGCGTGCAGCTGACGGGGCCGAAGGGGCGGATGAACACCATCACCCTCGTTCCCGGCAAGGTCTTCCACACCCACCGCGGCGGGATCGAGCACGACACGGTCATCGGGCTGCCCGACGGCTCCGTCGTCGTCAACACCGTCGGCGTCGAGCACCTCGCCCTGCGTCCGCTGCTCGCCGACTTCGTGATGTCGATGCCGCGCGGAGCGGCGATCGTCTACCCGAAGGACGCGGCGCAGATCCTCGCGCTCGCGGACGTCTTCCCCGGCGCCCGCGTCGTCGAGGCCGGTGTCGGCTCCGGCGCGCTCTCGCTCTGGCTGCTGCGCGCGATCGGCCCGGGCGGCCGGCTCTCCTCCTTCGAGCGCCGCGAGGAGTTCGCGGACGTGGCCCGCGCCAACATCGAGACCTTCCTCGGCTACACGCCCGAGAACTGGAGCGTCACCGTCGGCGACCTCGTCGAGGAGCTGCCCGGCGCCGTCGCCCCCGGCGAGGCCGACCGCGTCGTCCTCGACATGCTCGCGCCCTGGGAGTGCCTCGACGTCGCCGCCGACGCGCTCACGCCCGGCGGCGTCCTGCTCTGCTACGTCGCGACCGTCACCCAGCTCTCGCGCGTCGCCGAGGCGATCCGGGCCTCGGGCCTGTTCACCAACCCGGCGTCGAACGAGACCATGGTCCGCGGCTGGCACGTCGAGGGTCTCGCCGTCCGCCCCGACCACCGGATGATCGGCCACACCGGCTTCCTGATCACCGCCCGCCGCCTCGCGCCGGGTGCGGTCCTGCCGGAGCTCAAGCGCCGCCCGTCCAAGACGGACTTCAGCGACGAGGACGTCGAGGCGTGGACCCCCGGCGCGCTGGGGGAGCGGGCCGTCAGCCCGAAGAGCCTGCGCAAGCGGGTGCGGGAGTCGGCCACCAGCGCCGAGCTGTCGCGGGCGCGGGGCTTCGGCGAGGCCGACGCGGACGGCGACGGCGGTGCCGCGACCGGCTCGGGCGACGACGAGGGCATCGTCTAA
- a CDS encoding HAD family hydrolase: MTSDTSLPVSRPQPPLPEGAPAAVLWDMDGTLVDTEPYWMASEHALVASFGGVWTHEDAMSLVGSGLPASARILQGKGVDLSIEAIIDRMTDEVVAQLAESIPWRPGALELLAAVRDAGVPQALVTMSIGRMAYAVVDRLPFPAFATVVSGDMVEQSKPHPEAYLLAARTLGVEVDACVAIEDSHAGLASAVASGAAAIGVPHQLELDADAPYSLWPTLAGRTVADLALVSSEHRSRVLTTETEARR; encoded by the coding sequence GTGACTTCCGACACCTCCCTCCCCGTGTCCCGGCCGCAGCCCCCGCTCCCCGAGGGCGCCCCCGCCGCGGTCCTATGGGACATGGACGGCACGCTCGTCGACACGGAGCCCTACTGGATGGCGTCCGAGCACGCGCTGGTCGCCTCCTTCGGCGGCGTCTGGACGCACGAGGACGCGATGAGCCTGGTCGGCTCCGGCCTCCCCGCCTCCGCCCGCATCCTCCAGGGCAAGGGCGTCGACCTCTCCATCGAGGCGATCATCGACCGGATGACCGACGAGGTCGTCGCGCAGCTCGCCGAGAGCATCCCGTGGCGCCCCGGCGCACTCGAGCTGCTCGCCGCCGTCCGCGACGCGGGCGTGCCGCAGGCGCTCGTGACCATGTCGATCGGCCGGATGGCGTACGCCGTCGTCGACCGCCTCCCGTTCCCCGCCTTCGCCACCGTCGTCAGCGGCGACATGGTCGAGCAGAGCAAGCCGCACCCCGAGGCCTACCTCCTCGCCGCGCGCACCCTGGGCGTCGAGGTGGACGCCTGCGTCGCCATCGAGGACTCGCACGCGGGTCTCGCCTCCGCGGTCGCCTCGGGCGCCGCCGCGATCGGCGTGCCGCACCAGCTCGAGCTGGACGCCGACGCCCCCTATTCCCTCTGGCCCACCCTCGCGGGTCGAACCGTCGCGGACCTCGCGCTGGTGTCCTCCGAGCACCGCTCCCGCGTGCTCACGACCGAGACGGAGGCCCGCCGATGA
- a CDS encoding proteasome assembly chaperone family protein: protein MNVIKGNVLVVAFEGWNDAGDAASGAVRLVKDAGEFVPLFSVDAEQYYDFQYTRPMLSIGEDGRRSLSWPGTQIFGPADTSVDAESALYVMIGTEPSRSWKSFASEVVDAMLAIDISAVVFLGAMLADVPHTRPISLFASSENAEMRAQFELERSTYEGPVGILSVIGEAAQKVGIPAVSLWASVPHYVHNAPSPKAMLALLEKLEEVVGLAIPRGDLVEEAGEWERGIDALALDDEEMAAYIAQLEQARDTVDSPEASGEAIAQEFERYLRRRGDGRSGEEPWRP from the coding sequence ATGAACGTGATCAAGGGGAACGTCCTCGTCGTCGCCTTCGAGGGCTGGAACGACGCGGGCGACGCGGCCAGCGGAGCGGTGCGCCTGGTGAAGGACGCGGGCGAGTTCGTGCCCCTCTTCTCGGTCGACGCCGAGCAGTACTACGACTTCCAGTACACCCGCCCGATGCTGTCGATCGGCGAGGACGGGCGCCGCAGCCTCTCCTGGCCCGGCACCCAGATCTTCGGCCCGGCCGACACCTCGGTGGACGCGGAGAGCGCCCTCTACGTGATGATCGGCACCGAGCCCTCGCGCAGCTGGAAGAGCTTCGCGTCGGAGGTCGTCGACGCCATGCTCGCGATCGACATCTCGGCCGTCGTCTTCCTCGGCGCGATGCTCGCCGATGTGCCGCACACCCGGCCGATCTCGCTCTTCGCCTCGAGCGAGAACGCGGAGATGCGCGCCCAGTTCGAGCTCGAGCGCTCCACCTACGAGGGGCCGGTCGGCATCCTCAGCGTCATCGGCGAGGCCGCGCAGAAGGTCGGCATCCCGGCCGTCTCGCTCTGGGCCTCCGTGCCGCACTACGTGCACAACGCGCCGTCGCCCAAGGCGATGCTCGCGCTGCTCGAGAAGCTCGAGGAGGTCGTCGGACTGGCGATCCCCCGCGGCGACCTGGTCGAGGAGGCCGGCGAGTGGGAGCGCGGCATCGACGCCCTCGCCCTCGACGACGAGGAGATGGCCGCCTACATCGCCCAGCTCGAGCAGGCGCGCGACACCGTCGACTCCCCCGAGGCCAGCGGCGAGGCCATCGCCCAGGAGTTCGAGCGCTACCTCCGCCGCCGCGGCGACGGCCGCTCCGGCGAGGAGCCCTGGCGCCCGTAG
- the mshC gene encoding cysteine--1-D-myo-inosityl 2-amino-2-deoxy-alpha-D-glucopyranoside ligase, whose protein sequence is MRTWNAPVVPALPGRGPVPAVHDTATGAPVELVAADGTARLYVCGITPYDATHLGHASTYLAFDTVQRLWRDAGYSVLYAQNVTDVDDPLLERATRDGVDWRDLAEEQVELFRGDMTALRILPPDHYDGVTETIAPIAEAVTRLESAGIAYRVATPEAAVDGGEDLYYDIAAGESDVWRLGSESNLDAATMADLFAQRGGDPDRAGKRDPLDPLLWRAERAGEPAWDAAVGRGRPGWHIECSVIALDRLGPEFTLQGGGSDLVFPHHEFSAAHAASLSGRPLARAYAHAGMVAYQGEKMSKSLGNLVLVSRLRAQGTDPRAIRLALLAHHYRSDWEWLPEDLPAAEERLARWEASLATSGAASAADVLERLRAVLAVDLDTPGALAVLDAATTGGVDDPELLRDAIDALLGVRLG, encoded by the coding sequence ATGCGCACCTGGAACGCGCCGGTCGTCCCGGCCCTGCCCGGTCGCGGACCCGTGCCGGCCGTGCACGACACCGCCACGGGCGCGCCCGTCGAGCTCGTCGCCGCGGACGGCACCGCGCGCCTCTACGTCTGCGGCATCACGCCGTACGACGCGACGCACCTCGGCCACGCCTCGACCTACCTCGCCTTCGACACGGTGCAGCGGCTCTGGCGCGACGCGGGGTACTCGGTGCTCTACGCGCAGAACGTGACCGACGTCGACGACCCGCTGCTCGAGCGGGCGACGCGGGACGGAGTCGACTGGCGCGACCTCGCCGAGGAGCAGGTCGAGCTGTTCCGCGGCGACATGACCGCGCTGCGGATCCTGCCGCCGGACCACTACGACGGGGTCACCGAGACGATCGCGCCGATCGCGGAGGCGGTCACCCGCCTCGAGAGCGCCGGTATCGCCTACCGCGTCGCCACTCCCGAGGCCGCCGTCGACGGTGGCGAGGACCTCTACTACGACATCGCCGCCGGCGAGAGCGACGTCTGGCGCCTGGGCAGCGAGAGCAACCTGGACGCCGCGACGATGGCGGACCTCTTCGCGCAGCGCGGGGGAGACCCCGACCGCGCCGGCAAGCGCGACCCGCTCGATCCGCTGCTCTGGCGCGCCGAGCGCGCGGGCGAGCCCGCCTGGGACGCGGCCGTCGGCCGGGGCCGGCCGGGCTGGCACATCGAGTGCTCGGTGATCGCGCTCGACCGCCTCGGCCCGGAGTTCACCCTGCAGGGCGGCGGGAGCGATCTGGTCTTCCCGCACCACGAGTTCAGCGCGGCGCACGCGGCGTCGCTGTCGGGCCGTCCGCTCGCCCGGGCCTACGCGCACGCCGGCATGGTCGCGTACCAGGGCGAGAAGATGAGCAAGTCGCTCGGCAACCTCGTCCTCGTGTCGCGGCTGCGGGCGCAGGGGACGGATCCGCGCGCGATCCGCCTGGCGCTGCTGGCGCACCACTACCGCTCCGACTGGGAGTGGCTGCCCGAGGACCTGCCCGCCGCCGAGGAGCGCCTCGCGCGGTGGGAGGCGTCGCTCGCCACGAGCGGAGCGGCGTCGGCCGCGGACGTGCTCGAGCGCCTGCGGGCCGTGCTCGCGGTGGACCTCGACACCCCGGGCGCCCTCGCTGTGCTCGACGCGGCGACGACCGGCGGCGTCGACGACCCCGAGCTCCTGCGCGACGCGATCGACGCGCTGCTCGGCGTCCGCCTGGGCTGA
- a CDS encoding undecaprenyl-diphosphate phosphatase, translated as MGLLEALILGLVQGLTEFLPISSSAHLRIVSELLPGLDGKDTGAAFTAITQLGTETAVIIYFWRDIVKIVSSWCRSLVGKVPRTDANARMGWLIIIGSLPIIVLGLLFQDQIETTLRSLWVVATTLIVFGILLGVADAVGAKKRRLRDLNGRDGLIFGGAQALALVPGVSRSGGTITAGLFMGYERKAAARYSFLLAIPAVFGSGLYQLYKSISDPEILPNQIQVGGLETLVATIVAFVVGFVVIAFFMSYISRRSFLPFVIYRIVLGVVLMVALSTGLLAA; from the coding sequence ATGGGCCTGCTCGAAGCGCTGATCCTGGGACTCGTCCAGGGTCTGACCGAATTCCTCCCCATCTCCTCCAGCGCCCACCTCCGGATCGTGAGCGAGCTGCTCCCCGGACTGGACGGCAAGGACACCGGAGCGGCGTTCACCGCCATCACGCAGCTGGGCACCGAGACCGCGGTCATCATCTACTTCTGGCGTGACATCGTGAAGATCGTGTCGAGCTGGTGCCGGTCGCTGGTCGGCAAGGTCCCGCGCACCGACGCGAACGCCCGGATGGGCTGGCTGATCATCATCGGCAGCCTCCCGATCATCGTGCTCGGCCTGCTCTTCCAGGACCAGATCGAGACCACTCTCCGCTCGCTCTGGGTCGTCGCCACCACGCTCATCGTCTTCGGCATCCTGCTCGGCGTCGCCGACGCCGTGGGCGCGAAGAAGCGCCGGCTGCGCGACCTGAACGGCCGCGACGGCCTCATCTTCGGTGGCGCGCAGGCGCTCGCCCTCGTCCCCGGCGTCTCGCGTTCCGGCGGCACGATCACGGCCGGCCTCTTCATGGGCTACGAGCGGAAGGCCGCCGCGCGCTACTCCTTCCTGCTCGCGATCCCCGCGGTGTTCGGCAGCGGGCTCTACCAGCTGTACAAGAGCATCAGCGACCCCGAGATCCTGCCCAACCAGATCCAGGTCGGCGGGCTCGAGACCCTCGTCGCGACGATCGTGGCCTTCGTCGTCGGCTTCGTCGTGATCGCCTTCTTCATGAGCTACATCTCGCGCCGCAGCTTCCTGCCGTTCGTGATCTACCGCATCGTCCTCGGCGTCGTCCTCATGGTCGCGCTGAGCACGGGCCTCCTCGCCGCGTAG
- a CDS encoding M20/M25/M40 family metallo-hydrolase, whose amino-acid sequence MTSSDSAAAPSESDLDETAIIARDLIRFDTSNYGDGKAEPEREAAEYVAARLRDLGLEPELIDSDPGRTSVVARVAGEDRERGALVVHGHLDVVPAIADNWSVDPFGGVIKDGMLWGRGAVDMKNMDAMILASLGDILGSGRKPSRDLVIAFFADEEAGGVRGSGHLVKTRPELFAGATEAISEVGGYSIELGGKRAYLVQTGEKALLWLTLRARGTAGHGSQINGENAVTRLAQAIARIGSEEWPTRLTDTTRELLGEVARILGHDPQRSTPEELALATGTASRFIAATLRTTANPSMLSAGYKANVIPDTAEATIDVRVLPGEEDAVLERLKVLAGEHVEILVQHRDIGLEVPFAGPLVESMAASLRRFDPEAEVLPYLLSGGTDNKALSTIGITGYGFAPLQLPGSLDFPALFHGVDERVPLDALVFGRKVLTDLLLRS is encoded by the coding sequence ATGACGTCCTCCGACAGCGCCGCCGCCCCCTCCGAGTCGGACCTCGACGAGACCGCGATCATCGCGCGGGACCTCATCCGCTTCGACACCAGCAACTACGGCGACGGGAAGGCCGAGCCCGAGCGCGAGGCCGCCGAGTACGTGGCCGCCCGTCTGCGCGATCTCGGCCTCGAGCCCGAGCTGATCGACTCCGATCCCGGCCGCACCAGCGTCGTCGCGCGAGTCGCGGGGGAGGACCGCGAGCGCGGCGCCCTCGTCGTGCACGGGCACCTCGACGTCGTCCCGGCCATCGCGGACAACTGGAGCGTCGATCCGTTCGGCGGCGTCATCAAGGACGGCATGCTCTGGGGCCGCGGCGCGGTCGACATGAAGAACATGGACGCGATGATCCTCGCCTCCCTCGGCGACATCCTCGGCAGTGGCCGGAAGCCCTCCCGCGACCTCGTCATCGCCTTCTTCGCCGACGAGGAGGCGGGCGGCGTCCGCGGCTCCGGCCACCTCGTCAAGACCCGCCCCGAGCTGTTCGCCGGCGCGACCGAGGCGATCAGCGAGGTCGGCGGCTACTCGATCGAGCTCGGCGGCAAGCGCGCCTACCTCGTGCAGACCGGCGAGAAGGCCCTGCTCTGGCTCACGCTGCGCGCCCGCGGCACGGCCGGCCACGGCTCGCAGATCAACGGCGAGAACGCCGTCACCCGCCTCGCCCAGGCCATCGCCCGCATCGGCAGCGAGGAGTGGCCCACCCGCCTCACCGACACCACCCGCGAGCTGCTCGGCGAGGTCGCCCGCATCCTCGGCCACGACCCGCAGCGCAGCACCCCGGAGGAGCTCGCGCTCGCCACCGGCACCGCCTCGCGCTTCATCGCGGCGACGCTGCGCACCACGGCGAACCCGTCGATGCTCTCCGCCGGCTATAAGGCCAATGTCATCCCGGACACCGCGGAGGCGACCATCGACGTCCGCGTGCTCCCCGGCGAGGAGGACGCCGTCCTCGAGCGCCTGAAGGTCCTCGCGGGCGAGCACGTCGAGATCCTGGTCCAGCACCGCGACATCGGACTCGAGGTGCCCTTCGCCGGTCCGCTCGTCGAGAGCATGGCGGCCTCCCTCCGCCGCTTCGACCCCGAGGCGGAGGTGCTGCCGTACCTCCTGTCCGGGGGCACCGACAACAAGGCTCTCTCGACGATCGGGATCACCGGCTACGGCTTCGCGCCGCTGCAGCTGCCGGGCTCGCTCGACTTCCCGGCGCTGTTCCACGGGGTCGATGAGCGGGTTCCGCTCGACGCACTAGTGTTTGGCAGGAAGGTCCTGACCGATCTCCTCCTGCGATCCTGA
- a CDS encoding chloramphenicol phosphotransferase CPT family protein: protein MTPDVIVLNGGSSSGKTTIARSLQALLPDPWLSVSIDTLVDALPPDLDGGGEGVSYGDDGAVELGDTFRRLESAWLAGVVATARAGARIVFDDVFLDASESQERLRSHLRGLDVVWVGIRCTPEVATARERAGGDRTTGMAAHQAESVHRGVAYDLEVDSGRSSAMECARRIVEHITALSLRQPTAASGEFDHP from the coding sequence GTGACTCCGGACGTCATCGTCCTGAATGGCGGATCGAGCTCCGGCAAGACGACGATCGCCCGGAGTCTCCAAGCGCTCCTGCCCGATCCGTGGTTGAGCGTCTCGATCGACACCCTGGTGGACGCGCTGCCGCCCGACCTCGACGGAGGTGGAGAGGGCGTCTCCTACGGCGACGACGGCGCGGTGGAGCTCGGCGACACCTTCCGTCGACTCGAGTCGGCCTGGCTGGCCGGCGTCGTCGCGACCGCCCGCGCCGGCGCACGCATCGTCTTCGACGACGTGTTCCTCGATGCGTCGGAGTCGCAGGAGCGCCTGCGCAGCCACCTCCGCGGACTCGACGTCGTCTGGGTGGGCATCCGCTGCACCCCCGAGGTCGCGACCGCGCGTGAGCGAGCCGGAGGCGACCGCACCACCGGGATGGCGGCACACCAGGCGGAGTCCGTCCATCGCGGCGTCGCCTACGACCTCGAGGTCGACTCCGGACGAAGTTCGGCCATGGAGTGCGCGCGTCGGATCGTCGAGCACATCACCGCTCTGTCACTTCGCCAGCCGACCGCGGCATCGGGAGAGTTCGACCACCCCTGA
- a CDS encoding glycoside hydrolase family 2 TIM barrel-domain containing protein, with protein sequence MTTTSFAAGWIVRAPRGPFAAVQGGIDDSVGVTLPHDALRDAERSPEAVSKGGAAYYPGGAYSYVRTFDVPADWAGRVVRLEVQGAYRHAMVFLNDEFAGNRADGFARFFVELTPFLRFGETNTLRIEVRSGQDSRWYAGAGLHRPVLLHVDEPVHIEPDGVRITTVRVEDDQAVVEVATSIVNRGLTTSSLTVATELTGPAGDVVESATTPVTVAPCRTALVRQRLYVQEPALWSVDSPALHSARTSIGVGDDVVTVHGIRTVTVDPRKGLRINGETVPLRGACIHSDNGVLGAASIARAEERRIQLLKEAGFNAIRMAHNPASPSMLDACDRLGMLVMDEAFDMWVRGKTHHDHSLDFAQWWRADLESLVAKDYNHPSVILYSIGNEIVEVGTPHGAVLARDLAEHVRSLDPTRPVTNGVNPTLAVLDELDSILASEQGLNELMGEAGAGMMAAIGSSDAVTRRTAESSAAVDVLGLNYADARYASDAELFPQRVIVGSETFPSQIGELWPKVLANPNVIGDFTWTGWDYLGEVGIGATSYAEDPAANGALEREYPYLTAWCGDLDITGWRRPASYYREIVFGLRSEPAIAVVRPERHGQTVTMQSPWAWSDSVDSWTWPGFEGSPVTVEVAADADEVALLLDGVEVGRAAVGAVRPMLASIETVHRPGTLTAVAYRSGSETGRSSLVSASGPAVLTATADRTSLRADDTDLAYVAIELRDAAGVLFTGADRVVSVAVEGAGVLAGFGSGAPATTERFDATSRTTFDGRALAVVRPTGAGPITLLVSSDGLDDVRIGLSAS encoded by the coding sequence ATGACGACCACCTCCTTCGCCGCCGGCTGGATCGTCCGGGCGCCGCGCGGGCCGTTCGCCGCCGTGCAGGGCGGGATCGACGACTCCGTCGGGGTGACGCTGCCGCACGACGCGCTCCGGGATGCCGAGCGCTCGCCGGAGGCGGTGTCCAAAGGCGGTGCGGCCTACTACCCGGGCGGTGCCTACAGCTACGTCAGGACCTTCGACGTGCCGGCCGACTGGGCGGGCAGGGTCGTCCGCCTCGAGGTGCAGGGTGCCTACCGGCACGCGATGGTCTTCCTCAACGACGAGTTCGCGGGGAACCGCGCCGACGGCTTCGCGCGCTTCTTCGTGGAGCTGACCCCGTTCCTCCGCTTCGGCGAGACGAACACGCTGCGGATCGAGGTGCGCTCGGGGCAGGACTCGCGCTGGTACGCCGGCGCCGGTCTGCACCGGCCGGTTCTGCTGCACGTCGACGAGCCTGTGCACATCGAGCCGGACGGCGTGCGGATCACGACCGTGCGCGTCGAGGACGACCAGGCCGTCGTCGAGGTCGCGACGAGCATCGTCAACCGCGGGCTCACGACGTCGTCGCTCACGGTGGCGACCGAGCTCACCGGGCCGGCCGGCGACGTCGTGGAGAGCGCGACGACACCGGTCACCGTCGCCCCCTGCCGCACCGCCCTCGTGCGCCAGCGCCTCTACGTGCAGGAGCCGGCCCTCTGGAGCGTCGACTCCCCCGCCCTGCACAGCGCCCGCACGAGCATCGGGGTCGGCGACGACGTCGTCACCGTGCACGGCATCCGCACCGTCACCGTCGACCCGAGGAAGGGGCTGCGGATCAACGGCGAGACCGTGCCGCTGCGCGGCGCGTGCATCCACAGCGACAACGGCGTGCTGGGCGCCGCCTCGATCGCCCGCGCGGAGGAGCGCCGGATCCAGCTGCTCAAGGAGGCCGGCTTCAATGCGATCCGCATGGCGCACAACCCCGCCTCGCCGTCGATGCTCGACGCCTGCGACCGCCTCGGCATGCTCGTGATGGACGAGGCCTTCGACATGTGGGTCCGCGGCAAGACCCATCACGACCACTCGCTCGACTTCGCGCAGTGGTGGCGGGCCGACCTGGAGTCGCTGGTCGCGAAGGACTACAACCACCCCAGCGTGATCCTCTACTCGATCGGCAACGAGATCGTCGAGGTCGGCACCCCGCACGGCGCGGTGCTGGCGCGCGATCTCGCGGAGCACGTGCGCTCGCTCGACCCCACGCGGCCCGTCACGAACGGCGTCAACCCGACGCTGGCGGTGCTCGACGAGCTCGACAGCATCCTGGCCTCGGAGCAGGGGCTGAACGAGCTGATGGGCGAGGCCGGCGCCGGGATGATGGCGGCGATCGGCTCCTCCGACGCCGTCACCCGCCGCACGGCGGAGTCGAGCGCGGCGGTCGACGTGCTCGGACTGAACTACGCCGACGCGCGCTACGCGAGCGATGCGGAGCTGTTCCCGCAGCGCGTGATCGTCGGGTCCGAGACGTTCCCCTCGCAGATCGGCGAGCTGTGGCCGAAGGTGCTGGCGAACCCGAACGTGATCGGCGACTTCACCTGGACCGGCTGGGACTACCTCGGCGAGGTCGGCATCGGCGCCACCTCCTACGCGGAGGACCCGGCCGCGAACGGCGCACTGGAGCGCGAGTACCCGTACCTGACGGCGTGGTGCGGCGACCTCGACATCACCGGCTGGCGGCGGCCCGCCTCCTACTACCGCGAGATCGTCTTCGGGCTGCGCTCGGAGCCGGCGATCGCGGTCGTCCGGCCGGAGCGGCACGGGCAGACGGTGACGATGCAGTCGCCCTGGGCGTGGAGCGACTCGGTCGACTCCTGGACCTGGCCCGGCTTCGAGGGCTCCCCCGTCACCGTCGAGGTGGCCGCGGACGCGGACGAGGTGGCGCTGCTGCTCGACGGCGTCGAGGTGGGACGCGCCGCGGTCGGGGCGGTGCGGCCGATGCTCGCGTCGATCGAGACGGTGCACCGGCCGGGAACGCTGACAGCGGTGGCATATCGGTCCGGGAGCGAGACGGGGCGCAGCTCGCTCGTGTCCGCGTCAGGACCGGCGGTGCTGACCGCGACGGCGGACCGGACGTCGCTGCGCGCGGACGACACGGACCTCGCGTACGTGGCGATCGAGCTGCGCGACGCGGCGGGAGTGCTGTTCACCGGGGCCGACCGCGTCGTCTCGGTCGCCGTCGAGGGCGCGGGCGTGCTCGCGGGCTTCGGGAGCGGGGCGCCGGCGACCACCGAGCGCTTCGACGCCACCTCGCGGACGACGTTCGACGGCCGCGCGCTCGCCGTCGTCCGTCCGACCGGCGCGGGGCCGATCACGCTGCTCGTATCGTCGGACGGTCTCGACGACGTCCGCATCGGGCTCTCCGCGAGCTGA